A region of uncultured Carboxylicivirga sp. DNA encodes the following proteins:
- a CDS encoding cold shock domain-containing protein, with amino-acid sequence MARSQETFGKKEIRNKKEKKRKDKEQRKQLKKEQGKKDFDDMIAWVDENGMITSTPPDQTQKTEVKAESIEISVPKAEHRNIVTTRTGRVNNFDESKGFGFIIDLDTKDSIFVHINDCLEPLKVGNKVEFETERGLKGLKAVKVKPIS; translated from the coding sequence ATGGCAAGATCACAGGAAACATTTGGAAAAAAAGAAATAAGAAATAAAAAAGAGAAAAAAAGAAAAGATAAAGAACAACGCAAGCAATTAAAAAAAGAACAAGGTAAAAAAGACTTTGATGATATGATTGCATGGGTTGATGAAAATGGAATGATCACCTCTACTCCTCCTGATCAAACTCAGAAAACAGAAGTTAAAGCTGAAAGTATAGAAATAAGTGTTCCAAAGGCTGAACATAGAAATATTGTCACAACCAGAACGGGACGTGTTAACAATTTTGATGAGTCAAAAGGGTTTGGTTTTATCATCGATTTAGATACAAAAGATTCAATTTTTGTGCATATTAATGATTGTTTGGAACCATTAAAGGTTGGAAACAAAGTTGAATTTGAAACAGAAAGAGGACTTAAAGGTTTAAAAGCAGTAAAGGTTAAACCTATTTCATAA
- a CDS encoding DUF6588 family protein — MKKSLIYLSTILLLIAGNINAQKNMPLDLLKGGVNDANAIAKEYLRPYGEMLGVNLNSGWYNSAKVHKLAGFDITISGSYTTAPSSKESFDISKLTLEQLQVMDGSTIAPTMAGDKGREIAFEHKDVPGQELVSLKGSGMNTFVSPMVQGAVGLPFHTEIMGRFMPRVEYGDYGKAYMWGLGLKHSLKDYIPFVKRIPVLQLSALAAYTHFESKLGVAGEVGNGNLETMANAYTGRILIGANLPVIAFYSGVGYGNTKSSFDVIGDFGDLPNNPIALDYSTGNFDFNVGMRLRLAIFSIHADYTVGDYSVITAGVGINFR, encoded by the coding sequence ATGAAAAAAAGTCTGATTTATTTAAGTACTATCCTCTTATTGATAGCAGGAAATATAAATGCACAGAAGAACATGCCTTTGGATCTATTAAAAGGAGGCGTAAATGATGCTAATGCAATTGCAAAAGAATATTTAAGACCATACGGTGAGATGCTAGGTGTTAATCTGAACAGTGGTTGGTACAATTCTGCAAAGGTTCATAAACTGGCAGGTTTTGACATTACAATATCTGGAAGCTACACAACAGCGCCCAGTTCAAAAGAGAGTTTTGATATTTCAAAACTTACGCTTGAACAACTGCAAGTGATGGATGGTTCGACCATTGCACCAACCATGGCTGGAGATAAGGGAAGAGAAATAGCATTTGAACACAAAGATGTTCCCGGACAAGAATTGGTTTCGTTGAAAGGTTCCGGAATGAATACCTTTGTAAGTCCAATGGTGCAAGGAGCTGTTGGACTGCCTTTCCATACCGAAATTATGGGTCGTTTTATGCCTCGTGTTGAATACGGTGATTATGGCAAAGCATATATGTGGGGATTGGGATTAAAACATTCATTGAAGGACTATATTCCTTTTGTTAAAAGAATACCAGTTCTTCAATTATCAGCTTTGGCAGCCTATACGCATTTTGAATCGAAACTGGGTGTTGCTGGAGAAGTAGGAAACGGTAACCTTGAAACGATGGCCAATGCTTATACAGGACGTATTTTAATTGGAGCTAATCTGCCTGTTATAGCATTTTATTCTGGTGTTGGATATGGAAACACTAAAAGTAGTTTTGATGTAATAGGAGATTTTGGCGATTTACCAAATAACCCGATTGCTCTTGACTATTCCACTGGAAATTTCGATTTTAACGTAGGAATGAGACTTCGCCTGGCGATTTTCTCTATTCATGCTGACTATACTGTTGGTGATTACTCAGTTATTACAGCTGGTGTAGGCATCAATTTCAGATAA
- a CDS encoding M3 family metallopeptidase has product MINPLLKTFETKHNTPPFDTIKEEYYLPAFKALIEEGKGHINSIVENTIEPDFKNTIEAMEEAGSQLGIVSSLFFNLNHAETNSTIQSIAREVSPMLTEYSNDIWLNEALFAKVKSVYDKKASSSYSVEEEKLLDDTYKAFVRKGALLKGEARKKYREITSELSRLSLQFSENLLAETNGFQLHLTEEDELQGLPDGLRSAAKELAQSQEKEGWIFTLHFPSYVPFMKYSARRDLRKKMYMAYSTRGHNNNEHDNKEIIKKMVSLRVEKAKLLGFETHAHYVLEEHMALHPEKVNEFLQELLDASYLVGNEDVKAVEEFAQQNGLDEPLERWDYPFYAEKLKAQKYGLDDEVTRPYFRLEKVEEGVLGLATRLYGLQFKETVEVSKYHDEVKVFEVFNQDGNFLSVFYVDYFPRPSKQGGAWMTSFRDQYGEVRPQISIVCNFTRPTGNKPSLLTFNEVQTFLHEFGHALHGMLSNVKYQSLSGTNVYRDFVELPSQIMENWATQREWLEKVGVHYETGEVIPQEMIQKIIDSDNYQSGYATVRQLSFGLVDMAWHSLKEPFEGDVVAFEKEAMQVTELFPEVAGTAFSTGFSHIFDGGYAAGYYGYKWAEVLDADAFDSFLENGIYDKETATRFKKEILEKGGTQHPMNLYKNFKGKEPSIEPLLKRSGLLK; this is encoded by the coding sequence ATGATAAATCCATTATTAAAAACTTTTGAAACCAAACATAACACACCTCCATTTGATACAATTAAGGAGGAGTATTATTTGCCTGCTTTTAAAGCGCTCATTGAAGAAGGTAAAGGTCATATTAATTCCATTGTTGAAAATACCATTGAACCGGATTTTAAGAATACGATAGAAGCAATGGAAGAAGCCGGGAGTCAGCTTGGAATTGTAAGTAGTTTGTTTTTCAACCTGAATCATGCTGAGACCAATTCGACAATACAGTCAATAGCTCGTGAAGTATCACCAATGTTGACTGAGTATTCGAATGACATATGGTTAAATGAAGCATTGTTTGCAAAAGTGAAAAGTGTGTATGATAAAAAGGCTTCTTCTTCATATTCTGTTGAAGAAGAAAAATTACTGGATGATACCTACAAGGCTTTTGTTCGCAAAGGAGCATTACTTAAAGGCGAGGCGCGTAAAAAATACCGCGAAATAACCAGCGAATTGTCGCGTTTGAGTCTTCAATTCAGTGAAAATTTATTAGCCGAGACCAATGGATTTCAGCTTCATCTAACTGAAGAAGATGAATTACAGGGATTGCCGGATGGTCTGAGATCTGCAGCCAAGGAGTTGGCTCAGTCACAGGAGAAGGAAGGGTGGATTTTTACGCTTCATTTTCCAAGCTATGTACCTTTTATGAAATATTCTGCCCGTCGTGATTTGCGCAAGAAGATGTACATGGCATATTCAACACGTGGTCATAATAATAATGAACACGATAATAAGGAAATCATTAAAAAGATGGTTTCATTGAGAGTGGAAAAGGCTAAATTATTAGGCTTTGAAACACATGCTCATTATGTGCTTGAGGAACATATGGCTTTACATCCGGAAAAAGTAAATGAGTTTTTGCAGGAACTCCTGGATGCTTCATATCTGGTGGGAAATGAGGATGTGAAGGCTGTAGAGGAATTTGCACAACAGAATGGTTTGGATGAACCGCTCGAAAGATGGGATTATCCGTTTTATGCTGAGAAACTGAAGGCTCAAAAATATGGTTTGGATGATGAGGTAACAAGACCTTATTTCAGGCTGGAGAAGGTAGAAGAAGGTGTCTTGGGTTTAGCTACCCGTTTATACGGATTACAATTTAAAGAAACCGTGGAGGTTTCGAAGTATCACGATGAGGTGAAGGTTTTTGAGGTTTTTAATCAAGATGGAAACTTCTTAAGTGTCTTTTATGTTGATTATTTTCCCCGACCCAGTAAACAGGGTGGGGCATGGATGACATCATTCCGTGATCAATACGGTGAGGTTCGTCCTCAGATATCTATTGTCTGTAACTTTACCCGTCCAACAGGTAATAAGCCTTCACTGCTGACTTTTAATGAGGTACAAACCTTTTTACATGAATTCGGTCATGCCTTGCACGGTATGTTGAGTAATGTAAAATACCAGAGCTTATCAGGAACCAATGTTTATCGTGATTTTGTTGAACTTCCTTCACAGATAATGGAAAACTGGGCTACCCAAAGGGAATGGCTTGAGAAAGTTGGTGTTCATTACGAAACCGGTGAAGTAATTCCACAGGAGATGATTCAAAAAATCATTGATAGTGATAATTATCAGAGTGGTTATGCAACAGTACGTCAATTGAGTTTTGGTTTGGTGGATATGGCCTGGCACTCGTTAAAAGAGCCTTTTGAGGGTGATGTAGTTGCTTTTGAAAAAGAGGCGATGCAGGTAACTGAATTATTTCCTGAAGTGGCAGGCACAGCATTTTCAACCGGTTTCTCTCATATTTTCGACGGTGGCTATGCTGCAGGTTATTATGGCTATAAATGGGCTGAAGTGCTGGATGCCGATGCTTTTGATTCATTCCTCGAGAACGGAATCTATGACAAGGAAACTGCGACTCGCTTTAAAAAAGAAATTTTGGAGAAAGGGGGGACTCAACACCCAATGAACTTATACAAGAATTTTAAAGGAAAAGAACCTTCAATTGAACCCTTGTTAAAACGAAGTGGTTTATTGAAATAA
- a CDS encoding ribonuclease H: MKPIKLILTIEAINTSAIQCYAVDSNDIITYFSYYPGQNRTNFTNNNKLTDILIKNKFQLEKVLQSASKRNIKVGQKINCVFIPDFNFLNESDYNQFIRLDRRKGILVISSSTDETKDICKLYADGSFASESFTSGYGIIIDYNDGKTNVINKSFTGGSSSLMELKAVLEGLKRLNEFESIQVNTDSRYVIRGMVQWMHFWKYNDWQTASGSDVKFSEVWKELDALTDGKFIEFKWIKGHSGHSLQDFCHILAKESAIYIQSNNQK, encoded by the coding sequence TTGAAACCGATAAAACTGATATTAACCATTGAGGCCATAAATACTTCTGCCATCCAATGTTATGCAGTTGATTCTAATGATATTATCACCTATTTCTCTTATTATCCCGGGCAGAACAGAACCAATTTCACCAACAATAACAAACTGACTGACATACTGATAAAGAATAAATTTCAGTTAGAAAAAGTATTGCAGTCAGCTTCTAAACGTAATATAAAAGTCGGACAAAAAATCAACTGTGTTTTCATCCCTGACTTTAACTTCTTAAACGAATCAGATTACAACCAATTTATCCGCCTTGACAGACGCAAAGGGATATTAGTTATTTCAAGCAGTACTGATGAAACAAAAGATATCTGTAAATTATATGCAGACGGTTCTTTTGCCTCTGAATCCTTTACATCAGGATACGGAATAATTATCGATTACAACGATGGTAAAACCAATGTGATCAACAAATCATTTACTGGTGGCAGCAGTAGTTTAATGGAACTTAAGGCCGTACTTGAAGGATTAAAACGATTAAATGAATTTGAAAGTATACAGGTTAATACCGATAGCAGGTATGTGATCAGGGGCATGGTTCAATGGATGCATTTTTGGAAATATAACGATTGGCAGACAGCATCAGGAAGTGATGTAAAATTTTCAGAAGTGTGGAAAGAATTGGATGCACTTACCGATGGAAAGTTCATTGAATTTAAATGGATTAAAGGTCACTCTGGCCACTCCTTGCAAGACTTTTGTCATATACTGGCCAAAGAAAGTGCAATTTATATTCAGAGCAATAATCAGAAATAA